The Nerophis ophidion isolate RoL-2023_Sa linkage group LG24, RoL_Noph_v1.0, whole genome shotgun sequence genome includes a region encoding these proteins:
- the LOC133542449 gene encoding zinc finger protein ZFP2-like, protein MEQEETQLCHIKEEEAKPPHIKKENEGRQHSKIKEEEEEHSISQEGDQLEWLEEFPVTGVPVKSEDDEVKRLEEFPVTGVPVKSEDDEVKWLEEFPVTGVPVKSEDDEVNLLEEFPVTGVPVKSEDYEVKWLEGFPVTGVPVKSDDDEVNWLEEFPVTGVPVKSEDDEVKRLEEFPVTGVPVKSEDDEVKWLEEFPVTGVPVKSDDDEVNWLEEFPVTGVPVKSEDDEVKRLEEFPVTGVPVKSEDDEVKWLEEFPVTGVPVKSEDDEVKWLEEFPVTGVPVKSEDDEVKWLEEFPVTGVPVKSQDDEVKGESEEQREAEPPSSSSTQHMTTEADGDHCGGSQADKLLAPLSDSEDTTSHSPDTDDEDSKDDKTCHTDNTHFTCSHCNKTFNHRHNLTTHMRIHTGEKPFMCSVCSKRFRHMQNLKRHTRLHTGEKPFICPVCSKGFIRSQCLTRHMGTHSAKITYPCPSCDRSFCHQSALLAHMRIHTGEKPFSCSVCGKSFVQNGSFKTHMRTHTGEKPFSCSICGKSFNRSQCLKTHMRTHTADKSFSCSVCGKGFTQIQYLKIHMRTHVDVKPYSCSSCSKRFCDQTKLVRHMRIHTGEKPYSCSKCNKSFCYRSTLVVHMRIHTGEKVLRCSECDERFFYKYQLKKHKCNSSSQ, encoded by the coding sequence atggaGCAAGAGGAGACACAGCTCTGCCACATAAAAGAGGAAGAAGCAAagccccctcacattaaaaaagaaaatgaagGTCGACAGCACTCCAaaatcaaagaggaagaggaggaacacagcatcagtcaggagggagatcagcttgaatggttggaggagttcccagtgactggtgtccctgtgaagagtgaagatgatgaggtcaaacggttggaggagttcccagtgactggtgtccctgtgaagagtgaagatgatgaggtcaaatggTTGGaagagttcccagtgactggtgtccctgtgaagagtgaagatgatgaggtcaacctgttggaggagttcccagtgactggtgtccctgtgaagagtgaagattaTGAGGTCAAATGGTTGGAGgggttcccagtgactggtgtccctgtgaagagtgacgaTGATGAGGTCAactggttggaggagttcccagtgactggtgtccctgtgaagagtgaagatgatgaggtcaaacggttggaggagttcccagtgactggtgtccctgtgaagagtgaagatgatgaggtcaaatggttggaggagttcccagtgactggtgtccctgtgaagagtgacgaTGATGAGGTCAactggttggaggagttcccagtgactggtgtccctgtgaagagtgaagatgatgaggtcaaacggttggaggagttcccagtgactggtgtccctgtgaagagtgaagatgatgaggtcaaatggttggaggagttcccagtgactggtgtccctgtgaagagtgaagatgatgaggtcaaatggttggaggagttcccagtgactggtgtccctgtgaagagtgaagatgatgaggtcaaatggttggaggagttcccagtgactggtgtccctgtgaagagtcaagatgatgaggtcaaaggggAAAGTGAGGAgcagagagaggcggagcctccaagcagcagctcaactcaacacatgacaacagaagctgatggagaccactgtggaggatcacaggcagacaagctcttagctccactatcagatagtgaggacacaacgtcacactctcctgacactgatgatgaagattCTAAAGacgataagacatgtcacactgacaacacacacttcacGTGTTCTCACTGCAACAAAACCTTTAATCACCGTCACAATCTGacaacacacatgagaatacacaccggagaaaaaccgtTCATGTGTTCAGTTTGTAGCAAACGATTCCGTCATATGCAGAATTTGAAAAGGCACACACGACtgcacactggagaaaagccttTCATCTGTCCAGTCTGCAGCAAAGGATTCATACGAAGTCAATGTCTGACAAGGCACATGGGAACACACTCCGCCAAGATAACATATCCCTGTCCAAGCTGCGACAGAAGCTTTTGTCACCAGTCCGCGCTTTTAgcgcacatgagaatacacactggcgAAAAACCCTTTTCCTGTTCAGTCTGCGGCAAAAGTTTTGTGCAAAATGGCTCGtttaaaacacacatgagaacgcacaccggagaaaaacctttctcctGTTCGATCTGTGGCAAATCTTTCAACCGAAGTCAgtgtttgaaaacacacatgagaacacacaccgcaGACAAATCTTTCTCCTGTTCAGTTTGCGGTAAAGGctttacacaaattcaatatttaaaaatacacatgagaacgcacgtCGATGTCAAGCCCTATTCCTGTTCCAGCTGCAGCAAACGCTTTTGTGACCAAACAAAACTAGtcagacacatgagaatacacaccggtgaaaaaccttaTTCCTGTTCAAAGtgcaacaaaagcttttgttACCGATCGACACTCGTAGtccacatgagaatacacactggtgaaaaggtGTTGCGTTGCAGTGAGTGTGATGAAAGATTTTTTTATAAGTACCAGTTGAAGAAACACAAGTGCAACAGCAGCAGCCAATGA